The segment AAACATTAGAGCAGCATTTTTTAGATTTTTTTCCTGATATATTGCACTTTATTCAGAAGGGGGAATGGCAGCAGGGTACGCTTTGGGAAGGAGAATCCGAAAAGTAGTTCCTACATTTATTTCTGATTTTTGTACAAATATTTTTCCATGATGGTATTCTTCTATGATTCTCTTTGCTAATGCCAAGCCCAAACCCCAACCTCTTTTTTTGGTGGTATAGCCTGCACGAAATACCGTTTGTAGATTTGCCTTCGGGATTCCTTTGCCTGTGTCGCTGATGTCGATTTGGATAAAGTTTTCATTTTTATTCAAGTCTAAATAAATATGAATTTCACCTTTTCCGCTTTTAATGGCATCTACGGCATTTTTACACAAATTTTCGATGACCCACTCGAAAAGAGAACGCCCTATGGGTGCATACAAAGATTCGGTTTTGGTAGAGTGAATGTAGATTTTAATTTTAGAAGAAATCCTTTTTCTTAAATAGTCTATAATATTTTCTATAACTTCTGGCAAATATTCTACCTTAGCATCAGGCAGAGAACCAATATTTGAGAAACGCTGCGTAACAATTTCAAGCCTTTTGACATCTTTTTCCATTTCTTCTAAAATAGAACCCTCTATCTGTTCATCTACTTTTAGATATTCGAGCCAAGCGATAAGGGAAGAAAGCGGCGTACCTAATTGATGGGCGGTTTCTTTGGCAAGTCCTACCCAAAGTTTATCTTGTTCGGCTTTTCGCAAATACATAAGGGTTAGATACATAAATAAAAAAAAGGCAGCAATAATAGAAAGTTGAACGTAAGGAAAATATTTGAGTTGTGTAAGTAAAATAGAATTTTCGTAAAAAACAAATAGTTTCCAATCTTCACTAATTGAAACTTCTATGGGTGCATGCGCGGCTTTCATGCGACTAAGGTGCGCCCGCAGTTGTGCCTCTTTTTCTTTTTCGCTAAGGTGAGGCGCGAAGGAAATGTTTTTCCAAATGGTAGGATTTTCGTTTTCATCTGCCACAATCATAGGAATGGAAATATTGCCTTCTAAAATATGATTGACTAAAAAATTTAAACTTAAACTATCTTCGGTCTGACTGGCTAATTCTTGCGCTTTGGCTACTAAATCTATTTGTTCCTGCTCGCGCTCGGCTAACTTTTCCACTAAAAAATTAGTGTAAAAAAGAGAAACAGAGGCGATAAAAAAGGCAATAATGATAAGGATAATTTTTAGATGAAAGCGATTCTGGTATAAATTCATAACAAGAGAAAAGAAAGTGAAAATGACAGTCGGGGGCTAACTTTTTGCGTTTTTCTGCGTTTTTAGAAAGGGTAAGGGTGAAATTTCGGACGTATTTGGCAAAAATATGCAATCTTTGTCCTGTATCTTGGCGCATAGTTTCTATGCCACAATTTCTACCCCATAATTTCTACCCTGTAATTTCTACTCAAAGATAAGCGAAAAAAAATCAAACTCCTTTAAAATAAGCATCTACACATGGATTGGGCAACGTCTTTTTTTCTGGTTAGTTTATCTTACTTGCTCTATAAAGCAGCCTTTCGCCTTGTGAAATGGCAGGGGCAGCGTTCGGAAAGTTGGTTTTTGAAAGAGAAAATAAAGTTATTGGAAAGACGCATAGAAAACTTGGAAACTTTGAGTCTGGGTGAAAGTCTTTCAGATTGGTATCAGGCAGAGCAGGCAGATTTATATCGCGAATTGAGCCAACTCGAAGGCAAGAAAGACAAAAAAGCCTTAGCAGAATGGGAAATGCGACAAAAGGAAATTCGACAAGATAAGATTAGGAAAAAAATCAAAAAGATTGTGAAAAAGAAAGACTAACTAATTCTATCTCTCCGTCTTGCCTCATTTAGGGCAACCGCAGGGGCTGCCCCAACTGAATTTAGGCACTGAATTTAGGCTTAAATGGCATTAAATTAGACTACAAAATGAAAGCGAATTGATTTTTTAATCGCATCAACTCTTTGCGGCAGCCTTGTCGATGGCAGTCTTGAGCTTTTGGGTAATTTCTTCAATTTCACCTATGCCATTGATGCGTTCAAGTTTGCCTTGCTTTTCGTAGTGCGTCGCCACGATTTCTGTTTCGTTGCGATAAACTTGTACGCGCCTCTTGACTAATTCCTCGTTTTGGTCGTCGATGCGTCCAGAGGTTTTGCCTCTTTCTAAGATGCGTTTGGTCAGTTCGCCCTCTTCTACTTCGAGAGAAAGCAAGCAGGCGATTTTCTGTCCGTGCGCTTGCAAGAGTTCGTCTAAGGCTTGTGCCTGTGCTAAGGTGCGCGGAAAGCCGTCGAAGATAATCCCTTTGGCGTGCGTCTGCGCTTTGAGTTTAGATTCTATCATGCCAATCACAACGGCATCGGGAACGAGTGCGCCTTTTTGCATGTAGTCTTGGGCTTGCTTGCCTAAGGCTGTGCCAGCTGCCATTTCCGAGCGCAAGAGGTCGCCTGTCGAGATGTGTTCGAGCTGATAATGTTCTACAAGTTTTTGGCTCTGTGTGCCTTTGCCTGCCCCCGGAGGACCAAATAAAATGATATTGAGCATTATGAGAAGTGTTTAAACGGAAAAGATAAGCGTTTGCCTTTTGTTATTCAATAAGGACTTTGTAGAACAAAGTAAAACAAAATAGGCTTAAGCTCAAATATAAGGATTGGAAAGACAAAAAGGCTCTCTTTTTTCGAAAAAGAAAGAGGAAGCCGCAAAATTAAGATAGTTTTACACATCAAGTTTTTGTAAAACGTCTTTTGAAAGCGGTTTATTGATATATTCTTTGACAAAGTCATACTTTTTGGAGCGCGTCATATCTTTGGGATTGATAGACGAGGTAAGCATCACGATACGACAGTGCTGTTGTGTCTGGGGGAGTAGGGTTGCGAATTGGTCTAAGAACTGCAAGCCGTCCATCAGTGGCATGTCGATGTCTAAGAAGATAACATCGGGAAGAATTTTGCTGGGTACATCTTTGGCAATTTTTTCCAAATTTCGGAGGGCTTCGATGGCACTTTTCGCCCCTGAATGTACGTAAATTACATCACAGATATTGGCTGACTGAATCATCTTCTGGTTGATGAGATTGTCTATCTCGCTGTCATCTACGAGCATTACGGCATAGTATTTCTTTGCTGCCATTCTTTTTGGTGGAGGTTGAATACAAAAAATTATTACAAATCAAGTCTAAGATAGATAAAAATAGGATACACGCCAAATATTTTTTCGTCTTTTTTTAGGTTTTTTAGGTAGTGTCCAATTTTAGAAGGATTGCTCAATATTTAAAAACTGTTAAGGGGTTGTTTCTAAAAGAGTTAGGGCTATGTTGGCAGCCAAATAAAAAAATGGTGGTAGAGATTTAAAGGGTCGTAATAAGTCAGTCTATCTCTTTTTTTGTCTATTCGTTTTTATTTGCGCTCAACTGCATTTTATCCTCAAAATCGCGCAGTTAGGGTATGATTTTGGTACATTCATCAAAAAAACGCGCTATAGATTTTCTTTTTCTTCCTTATAGCCGTATCTTTGTAGTGGTATGGGCATGAAGCGTGCCTACAAAAGACAAAATAATTGATGTAACACCATTTTTTATCGGGCTTCCGACAACTAATAACACCTCTATTATATGAAAAATCTTAATTTTTTCTTTGTTACGAATCGTAACAAAACATTAAGCCTATCGATAGGCTTGATGCTTTCAATTTTGCTACAAATTGTAGTATCTGCCTCGCTTTTTGCTGAAGGCACGCGGGAATTAAATCCTTTGGGCTGGAAGGGGGCAGCAAACCGTGTTTTGATGATAAATACCAACAACGTCAATACGGGTAGTAAATTTGCCACTTATGGGGCAGACCCTTTGGTGCGTCTTTATATTCGCGTGCAGCCCGGTGATACGGTTTATTACGGTTTTGGCGGGGTGGCAAATAACGTCAGGGCGCGTATTCGCACACATCAAAACGTTACGGTGGTAGAACACAACCCAATTTCGGGCATGGGAACAGGTTACTATGCCAATAATAATGCCGCTACTTTTAATCGCTTTTTTGTAGGACCTGCTCAAAAATATGGAGCGGCAGGTTATGATGCCGCCTTTTTTGTCGTACCCAATCCAATTCCTGCACCCCAATATGGAGCTACTGGTTCGGCAGACTATTACATAGAATTTAGAAATAACAATAATCCTGCTACAACTTGGGGGGATTTTAGTATGCCTCTCTTTGATATTACGGTAGTAAATGCCGCAGGAGTGGAGCAAAAAGGGCGACTTTGGTCGCGTGAGTGGTCTTTTACTACAGGGGGTAGTGATAACAACCATACCGTAGATGCGGGCATGTTTGTCTATACTTCGGAGCGCGATAGCGTTGTTACACGTGTAGATTTCAATGGCATGCGTCCTTTTGGTTTTGCCGTTAGTTGTAATCCTACGGGTACGCGCAATACGGGCGATAAAATTGTAGATAGGCGTTCAGTTTTTAATAACATCACTACGCCCGAACAAGCGCAAACACGTCCTTTTTATCTTATCTTTTTGAATAATCCAGACCTGATAGAATTTCCATCAGGTACAGTAGGTTGCCTTTTGGGAGTAGATTTAGACCAATGCCTCAACACAGGGTATTGTATTCGCGTCAATTCCGAAGGAGGAGGCGCAGCCGACATTTTGCTCGACCTCAACGGCGTTGTAGGCTATCAACCCAACACAGCAGACGTATTGATGATAGATGTGCAAATTCCTGATGGCATTAGTTGTATTCCTTGGGACGGCAACGATAACTTAGGCAATCCTGTGCCGCCCGGTACAGAAGTTCCCATAACCGTTTCTTTCTTTACAGGGCTTACTCACCTGCCTATCTCTGATGTAGAAAACCACAATAACGGTTTTTCTGTTGCGCTTATTCGCCCCATCAGCAACATTTGTAATGGCTCTTTTCAAAGCCCACGCATCTATTGGGACGATACCCTTATCAATACAGGAACAGCCTTAGATGGAAATTTGGAATTAGCAGGTTGCGACCCCGCCACTTCTGCCACAGGAGGCTGCCACAGATGGACAGGGCGCGGCAACAATGACAATCCTGAAACGGTCAATACTTGGTGGTTTGTCAATGAACAACGCCTGACCGTAGAAATTCCACTGATAGACCCCAATTTTGATATTCTTTCTTCGCTCGACAATGCCACCAACTGCACCTTTGCCAATGGCGACTTTGTTACCATTACCGTAGGTTTTTCAAATGGCTACTACTATGCCAACGATTTGAGCCACAATCTTACTTCGCTCAATCCAAACGTAACCTTCAATCTACTTTCAAATGATACCACCGATAATAGCTTTCCTACACGCTCGGTAACGCTAACCTATCAGCTCGATATCAATACGCCGCCTACCAATACAGTGGAAAACCTAATTTTTCTCTACCAAGTGTCTGCCATTTCGCAAGAGTGTGGCGAACAGCAAGACAACCAACGTGAATTTGATTGTCAGGTAATTTTGCCCGTAGAGTTGGTAGAATTTAAGGCACAAAAATATGACAATTTCACCCTGCTCAATTGGAACACCAGTTCGGAGCGCGATAACGAAGGTTTTGAGATTCAGAAAAGTACCGACGGCGTTGAGTTTTATCCCATTGGCTTTGTAAAGGGACACAATACGACAACGTTGCGAAAATTCTATCAGTTTAAAGACGAAGAATTGAATACCCAAACCGCCTATTATCGCCTCAAACAGCGCGATTACGCAGGAACATTTAGCCTTTCAAAAGTAGTTTCTGTTGCGCCTAATTCAAAAATAGCCGAATCTTCTTTGTCTTTGTATCCAAATCCTGCCTACACGCATTTTAATTTAGAATGGGCAAGTGCAAAAGACGAAACGGCTTTGATTACGCTCTATACGCCCACAGGAAAGATTGCCTTTCAGGGCGAAGCCTTGAAAAAGGTAGGCGAACCGCTCCAAATTCAAACCCAAGATTTTGCACGCGGCTTGTATCTTCTACAAATCTATACGCCTTCGGGAATTAGATTTCACCAGAAGGTTATCCTTAAATAGAAATAAGACCTTCGACACCTAAAAAAAGTTCGTAAGCCATTTACCAATTTCTTACCTAAGATTTTGTAAATGACTTACGAATTTCTACTTTGTTGCTATTTTACTTTCTACTTTTGGGCAGGCTCTATAAAAAGTTGTCCTCCCTATTGTACTTACTTTTCCCTATTTTTCGCCTCATATTCCTTCAACAAAAGTTGAATTTCGGTAATAAGCCTATCCACTTCTTGGCGCGAAGTGCCACTGTAATAGCCTCTGATGCGCTTTTCTTTATCTACCAAGATGAGCTTATCGGCATGGTCTATGGTGCTATAATCGCCCTGATTTTGTGCCGCTACGAAATAAGAACAATGTGCTTGTGCATAAATTTGTGCTTTTTCGCCTGTTAGGAAATGCCAATAATCGCCATTGGCGCGGTAGGTAGTGGCATATTGCTGCAAAATTTCGGGCGTATCGTATTCGGGGTCTATGCTAAAAGAAACCAAATGAATGTCGTTTTCAGGATTAGCGAAAGCCTCTTGCACACGCACTAATTCGGAAACCATCGTCGGGCAGATGCTATTGGTGCAGCGCGTCAGGATAAAATTTGCGACAAAGATTTTACCCTCTACATTTTTTAATGAAAAGTCGCGTCCGTTTTGGTCTTTGAGTGCAAAATCGCGTACTCGCCAAGTGCTATCTACAAAGTTTGGTTCACAATTTTTAGTAGCCAAAAAGGAAGGGTCAAATTCAGGATTGCGCAAATCGTAGTAAATCTCTAAGGATTTGAAGGTGGTTTCGCCCGAATTGAGGAAAAAAACAAGACTAAGCGGCAGCAAAAAGATGATGCCTAAGATAAGTTTTTTTTTCATATAAAAACGGATAAATTATGAAAATTTTTGGTCAAGGTGAATGGCACGCTCACTCCAATTTTCAAATTCAAAACAAAATAACACATTTTTTCAATCTTGCTATGCAGGCAAGGCAATACCTTGTCCCTACATGGGGCTTTTAGGCGGCATCATTTTTTTGCATAAATGCAAAAAAAATGACTTGGTTTTCGAACCCTCCCTATGGGGGAGGACAGGGTGGGGTTCTGCGGTTTTTTGTCTATTTCCTAAAATATTTCCTTTTCGAAATATTCTACGGCGCACATCTTGAGCAATTTCTCTTGTTCTTTGGGCGCAAGAAAAGGCAGGGGGCGTATGTTTTTCCAATGCGCCCAACCTTCTTTATCGATGCCTTCCAACTGGTAGTAGCCAAGCAAACTAAGCAATTTGCAGGTAGCCATGTGCATCAGGTCTTGTTTTTCTTCTTTTGAAAAGATGCGTTTGCCACGCCCCAATTCTTGCACACCTACCAGAAAGAGAACCGCCTCTAAGTCGGGTGTTTTCTGAAAAAGCCCTTTTAGGCGTTGCGTAAGCTGAAACCAGCGCGTTTCTATGTCTAATTCTTGGGTAGGGTCAAAATCCGTTAGGGGC is part of the Hugenholtzia roseola DSM 9546 genome and harbors:
- a CDS encoding response regulator; protein product: MAAKKYYAVMLVDDSEIDNLINQKMIQSANICDVIYVHSGAKSAIEALRNLEKIAKDVPSKILPDVIFLDIDMPLMDGLQFLDQFATLLPQTQQHCRIVMLTSSINPKDMTRSKKYDFVKEYINKPLSKDVLQKLDV
- a CDS encoding T9SS type A sorting domain-containing protein, with the translated sequence MKNLNFFFVTNRNKTLSLSIGLMLSILLQIVVSASLFAEGTRELNPLGWKGAANRVLMINTNNVNTGSKFATYGADPLVRLYIRVQPGDTVYYGFGGVANNVRARIRTHQNVTVVEHNPISGMGTGYYANNNAATFNRFFVGPAQKYGAAGYDAAFFVVPNPIPAPQYGATGSADYYIEFRNNNNPATTWGDFSMPLFDITVVNAAGVEQKGRLWSREWSFTTGGSDNNHTVDAGMFVYTSERDSVVTRVDFNGMRPFGFAVSCNPTGTRNTGDKIVDRRSVFNNITTPEQAQTRPFYLIFLNNPDLIEFPSGTVGCLLGVDLDQCLNTGYCIRVNSEGGGAADILLDLNGVVGYQPNTADVLMIDVQIPDGISCIPWDGNDNLGNPVPPGTEVPITVSFFTGLTHLPISDVENHNNGFSVALIRPISNICNGSFQSPRIYWDDTLINTGTALDGNLELAGCDPATSATGGCHRWTGRGNNDNPETVNTWWFVNEQRLTVEIPLIDPNFDILSSLDNATNCTFANGDFVTITVGFSNGYYYANDLSHNLTSLNPNVTFNLLSNDTTDNSFPTRSVTLTYQLDINTPPTNTVENLIFLYQVSAISQECGEQQDNQREFDCQVILPVELVEFKAQKYDNFTLLNWNTSSERDNEGFEIQKSTDGVEFYPIGFVKGHNTTTLRKFYQFKDEELNTQTAYYRLKQRDYAGTFSLSKVVSVAPNSKIAESSLSLYPNPAYTHFNLEWASAKDETALITLYTPTGKIAFQGEALKKVGEPLQIQTQDFARGLYLLQIYTPSGIRFHQKVILK
- a CDS encoding sensor histidine kinase codes for the protein MNLYQNRFHLKIILIIIAFFIASVSLFYTNFLVEKLAEREQEQIDLVAKAQELASQTEDSLSLNFLVNHILEGNISIPMIVADENENPTIWKNISFAPHLSEKEKEAQLRAHLSRMKAAHAPIEVSISEDWKLFVFYENSILLTQLKYFPYVQLSIIAAFFLFMYLTLMYLRKAEQDKLWVGLAKETAHQLGTPLSSLIAWLEYLKVDEQIEGSILEEMEKDVKRLEIVTQRFSNIGSLPDAKVEYLPEVIENIIDYLRKRISSKIKIYIHSTKTESLYAPIGRSLFEWVIENLCKNAVDAIKSGKGEIHIYLDLNKNENFIQIDISDTGKGIPKANLQTVFRAGYTTKKRGWGLGLALAKRIIEEYHHGKIFVQKSEINVGTTFRILLPKAYPAAIPPSE
- a CDS encoding SCO family protein; protein product: MKKKLILGIIFLLPLSLVFFLNSGETTFKSLEIYYDLRNPEFDPSFLATKNCEPNFVDSTWRVRDFALKDQNGRDFSLKNVEGKIFVANFILTRCTNSICPTMVSELVRVQEAFANPENDIHLVSFSIDPEYDTPEILQQYATTYRANGDYWHFLTGEKAQIYAQAHCSYFVAAQNQGDYSTIDHADKLILVDKEKRIRGYYSGTSRQEVDRLITEIQLLLKEYEAKNREK
- a CDS encoding adenylate kinase, producing MLNIILFGPPGAGKGTQSQKLVEHYQLEHISTGDLLRSEMAAGTALGKQAQDYMQKGALVPDAVVIGMIESKLKAQTHAKGIIFDGFPRTLAQAQALDELLQAHGQKIACLLSLEVEEGELTKRILERGKTSGRIDDQNEELVKRRVQVYRNETEIVATHYEKQGKLERINGIGEIEEITQKLKTAIDKAAAKS